One Schistocerca nitens isolate TAMUIC-IGC-003100 chromosome 1, iqSchNite1.1, whole genome shotgun sequence DNA segment encodes these proteins:
- the LOC126242985 gene encoding prostaglandin reductase 1-like — MVNGRKIVITSPFKGEPKITDFKIETEELPALQDGQILCEAEYISVDPYQRAYSQRHKVGATMLGSQVSRIVESRSLDYPVGRHVVGYWGWCDRTVVNPAAKGGEILPPMLVQNYGDLPLSLSLGVLGMPGATAYFGLLDICDPKPGETVVVSGAAGAVGSIVGQIARIKGCKVIGIAGSDVKVKWLKEELGFDHAFNYKTVNVEKALKEAAPNGVDVYFDNVGGEQSSAVIANMKHRGRISVCGCISSYNESKVPLAPVIQRYMVGKELKMEGFFVGRWLDSWDQAFKEMAQWIKEGKLKYKETVTEGFQNTPKAFIGMLRGENLGKAVVKV; from the exons ATGGTGAATGGTCGGAAAATCGTCATCACGAGCCCCTTCAAAGGAGAGCCCAAAATTACTGATTTCAAAATCGAGACAGAAGAACTCCCAGCGTTGCAGGATGGCCAAATACTGTGCGAGGCAGAATACATCAGCGTGGACCCATACCAGCGGGCGTACTCCCAGAGGCATAAGGTCGGCGCCACCATGTTAGGATCACAG GTGTCGCGGATAGTGGAAAGCCGGTCACTGGACTATCCAGTAGGACGTCATGTCGTCGGCTACTGGGGCTGGTGCGACCGCACAGTGGTGAACCCAGCAGCGAAGGGTGGCGAAATTCTGCCACCGATGCTGGTGCAGAACTACGGAGACCTGCCGCTGTCTCTTTCGCTGGGAGTGTTGGGCATGCCTGGAGCTACAGCCTACTTCGGACTGCTTGACATCTGCGACCCTAAGCCTGGCGAGACGGTGGTCGTCAGTGGCGCGGCAGGCGCTGTAGGGTCCATTGTCGGGCAGATAGCTCGCATCAAGGGCTgcaaggtcatcggcatagcaggcTCTGACGTAAAG GTGAAGTGGCTGAAGGAGGAGCTAGGGTTCGACCATGCCTTCAACTACAAGACGGTGAACGTGGAGAAGGCGCTGAAGGAGGCTGCCCCAAATGGCGTCGATGTCTACTTCGACAACGTGGGAGGCGAACAGAGCAGTGCGGTGATTGCCAACATGAAGCACCGCGGCCGCATCTCCGTGTGCGGCTGCATCTCGTCCTACAACGAGTCGAAGGTGCCCCTGGCGCCCGTCATACAGAGGTACATGGTGGGGAAGGAGCTCAAGATGGAGGGGTTCTTCGTGGGGCGCTGGTTGGACAGCTGGGACCAGGCGTTCAAGGAAATGGCGCAGTGGATCAAAGAGGGCAAACTCAAGTACAAGGAGACTGTCACGGAAGGGTTCCAGAACACGCCGAAAGCTTTCATTGGCATGCTCAGGGGCGAGAACTTGGGCAAAGCGGTTGTCAAAGTGTGA